Proteins encoded together in one bacterium BMS3Abin11 window:
- the crp_2 gene encoding cAMP receptor protein, which yields MSMTPAAFREQFPGIAGHCDPGGLEDLLAAMETRNVHAGDAVTTDGEYCDSLFLVIDGKLVSQITSEKETIRLGVHKKGDCFGEVNILDPGPSTSSVIATGDCALLVLTHDAFHKLDRLHPQMTGNILRMLSSTMIERCRVADKLLFSKYAYIEGIKDNDSRKHHGLIDWGRDLLQKLHGHKKIQL from the coding sequence ATGAGCATGACACCTGCAGCATTCAGAGAGCAATTCCCCGGGATTGCCGGGCACTGTGATCCTGGTGGACTGGAAGACCTGCTGGCCGCGATGGAAACGCGAAATGTCCATGCCGGAGATGCCGTGACAACTGATGGTGAATATTGCGATTCACTTTTTCTTGTTATTGACGGAAAGCTTGTTTCCCAGATTACCAGTGAGAAAGAAACCATTCGTCTTGGTGTACATAAAAAAGGGGACTGCTTTGGTGAAGTTAATATTCTTGATCCCGGACCGTCTACAAGTTCTGTAATCGCCACTGGTGACTGTGCACTCCTTGTTCTGACCCATGATGCTTTCCACAAGCTGGACAGACTGCACCCGCAGATGACAGGGAATATTTTACGCATGCTATCCTCAACCATGATTGAGCGTTGTCGCGTTGCTGACAAATTACTGTTCAGCAAATACGCCTATATAGAGGGGATTAAAGACAATGATTCCAGAAAACACCATGGACTCATTGATTGGGGACGCGATCTTTTACAAAAACTGCATGGCCACAAAAAGATACAGCTATGA
- the rapA gene encoding RNA polymerase-associated protein RapA codes for MYDFIPGQRCISNAELEMGLGTVMAVDERTVTIVFVATGDTRTYSRQTAPLSRVAFTIGDLIRRHDGSKIMVTTTREEQGLITYCGTDEEGNSIELPESELDNFIQLNRPTERLFNNQIDPDKWFELRYLTLQQQNRLAHTDLFGLTGCRTSLIPHQLYIAHEVANRYAPRVLLADEVGLGKTIEAGLILHHQLLTGRAQRILIVVPESLVYQWLVEMLRRFNLHFRIFDEERCYVATDEEMPENLFHSEQLALCSVEFLMQNPDIHEQAVAGEWDLLVVDEAHHLAWSPDHASDEYLMIEQLATRTRGVLLLTATPEQLGKESHFARLRLLDPDRFPDFEHFLEEEKNYRPLARTIKDLINDKALTEADQELIHSTFNEGDNQSLLAQIEAAGKEDQAGSKARTELVEHLLDRHGTGRVLYRNTRSAIKGFPKRIVRPAPLPLPEIYRNNDHDDANDNNHFAARLSPELSLINSSGKPDWTQQDPRIDWLIKVLEKLQPARVIMIAASRDTVLDIAQYLKRYSGLHAAVFHEGLSIVERDRAAAYFADGEAGSQVLLCSEIGSEGRNFQFAHHLILFDLPLNPDLLEQRIGRLDRIGQTRTIYIHVPYLQDSAQSVMFHWYHESLNAFEQTCPAGHSVFVQVEDALINALRHPASDTTDLINNTKTLYRELAANLHAGRDRLLEYNSCRQNLAEELKQRAEQADQNDPLAGYMSRVFDSLNIDSEIHSENCLIIRPTDEMVNQLPGLPDDGMTITFNRQTALSFEDAQYLTWEHPLVRTAMEMITSSEMGNTAMTAINKTHIKSGSTLLECIYSLEVPPISNLQSDRYLPPTSIRVLIDEQGRDHQQDLTHSFIEEHRVHVPAKMANKIIHAKEKTLRHLFSNCEDVAKKQTPVILKQAHTQSSEILTKEINRLRALRQINPNIRDEEIEFFEQQLAALNEVLDAASLRLDSLRVLISI; via the coding sequence GTGTACGATTTTATTCCCGGGCAACGCTGCATCAGCAATGCTGAGCTGGAAATGGGACTGGGTACAGTAATGGCCGTTGACGAACGCACGGTCACTATCGTGTTTGTGGCCACTGGCGACACCCGTACTTACTCCCGTCAGACAGCACCATTGTCTCGTGTGGCGTTTACTATTGGTGATTTAATCCGCCGGCATGATGGATCCAAAATAATGGTAACAACCACTCGCGAAGAACAGGGGCTGATTACCTATTGTGGAACTGATGAGGAAGGTAACAGCATCGAGCTGCCCGAGTCTGAACTGGATAACTTTATTCAGCTCAATCGTCCGACTGAGCGCCTGTTTAATAACCAGATTGATCCTGATAAATGGTTTGAACTGCGCTATCTGACCCTGCAACAGCAAAATCGCCTTGCCCACACCGATCTGTTTGGTCTAACCGGCTGTCGAACCAGCCTGATTCCACATCAGTTATACATTGCACATGAAGTCGCCAACCGCTATGCCCCGCGTGTACTGCTGGCCGATGAGGTGGGGCTGGGAAAAACCATCGAGGCGGGTTTGATCCTGCATCATCAGCTACTGACCGGGCGTGCCCAACGTATATTGATCGTGGTACCGGAGTCGCTGGTGTATCAATGGCTGGTGGAGATGCTGCGTCGCTTCAATCTGCACTTCCGCATTTTCGATGAAGAACGCTGCTATGTGGCAACCGATGAGGAAATGCCGGAAAACCTGTTTCATAGTGAGCAGCTGGCCCTGTGCAGCGTCGAATTTCTGATGCAGAACCCGGACATACATGAACAGGCCGTGGCAGGCGAATGGGATCTGCTGGTTGTTGATGAAGCCCATCACCTGGCCTGGTCACCGGATCATGCCAGCGATGAATACCTTATGATCGAACAGCTTGCCACCAGGACGCGCGGCGTGCTGCTATTGACGGCAACGCCCGAGCAACTGGGCAAAGAGAGTCATTTTGCCCGCCTGCGCCTGCTTGATCCGGATCGCTTTCCTGATTTTGAGCATTTTCTTGAAGAAGAAAAAAACTACAGGCCTCTGGCCCGGACTATTAAAGACCTGATCAATGACAAAGCATTAACTGAGGCTGACCAGGAATTAATACACAGCACTTTCAACGAAGGCGATAACCAGTCGTTGCTTGCACAAATTGAAGCCGCTGGCAAAGAAGACCAGGCAGGTAGCAAGGCCCGCACTGAACTGGTCGAACACCTGCTCGACCGCCATGGCACCGGCCGTGTGCTGTACCGGAATACGCGCTCAGCGATAAAAGGCTTTCCGAAAAGGATCGTCCGTCCTGCGCCACTGCCACTGCCGGAAATCTATCGAAATAATGATCATGACGATGCTAATGATAACAATCATTTCGCAGCACGACTTTCACCAGAACTGAGTCTTATTAACAGCAGCGGGAAACCGGACTGGACGCAGCAGGATCCTCGCATAGACTGGCTGATCAAGGTACTGGAAAAACTGCAACCTGCGAGAGTGATTATGATTGCTGCCAGCAGAGATACGGTACTTGATATAGCTCAATATCTGAAAAGGTATTCCGGACTCCATGCTGCCGTATTCCACGAAGGACTTAGCATCGTCGAGCGTGACCGGGCGGCGGCCTACTTTGCTGATGGGGAAGCCGGCAGCCAGGTACTGTTGTGCTCTGAGATCGGCAGCGAGGGCAGAAACTTCCAGTTCGCCCATCACCTGATACTGTTTGATCTGCCGCTAAACCCGGATCTGCTGGAACAACGTATAGGCCGGCTAGACCGCATCGGCCAGACCCGCACTATTTACATCCATGTCCCCTATCTACAGGACTCTGCACAATCAGTGATGTTCCACTGGTATCACGAAAGCCTCAATGCCTTTGAGCAGACCTGCCCGGCCGGCCATTCTGTTTTTGTTCAGGTAGAAGATGCGTTAATAAATGCCTTGCGTCACCCTGCTAGCGACACCACGGATTTAATAAATAATACAAAAACCTTATACAGGGAACTGGCGGCTAACCTGCACGCAGGCCGTGACCGGCTACTTGAATACAATTCATGCCGCCAAAATCTGGCAGAAGAGTTAAAACAACGTGCCGAACAGGCAGACCAGAATGACCCGCTTGCAGGATACATGAGCCGGGTCTTCGACAGCCTGAACATAGATTCAGAAATTCATAGTGAAAACTGTCTGATCATTCGCCCCACAGATGAGATGGTCAACCAGTTGCCCGGCCTGCCGGATGACGGCATGACCATCACATTTAACAGGCAGACTGCACTGAGTTTTGAGGATGCACAATATCTAACCTGGGAGCACCCCCTGGTCCGTACGGCGATGGAGATGATCACCAGCAGCGAAATGGGCAACACCGCCATGACGGCCATCAACAAAACGCACATTAAATCCGGCAGTACATTGCTGGAGTGTATCTACAGCCTGGAAGTGCCGCCAATAAGCAATTTGCAGAGCGATCGCTACCTGCCGCCAACCAGTATCCGGGTGCTGATTGACGAACAGGGTAGAGATCACCAGCAGGATCTGACGCATTCATTCATCGAGGAACACAGGGTACATGTGCCTGCAAAAATGGCTAACAAGATCATTCACGCTAAGGAAAAAACGTTACGTCATTTGTTTAGCAACTGTGAAGATGTTGCAAAAAAACAGACACCGGTAATTCTAAAACAGGCCCATACGCAATCCAGCGAAATACTGACAAAGGAGATTAATCGCCTCAGGGCTCTGCGTCAGATCAATCCGAATATCCGTGATGAAGAAATCGAGTTCTTTGAACAGCAACTGGCGGCTTTGAATGAGGTGCTGGATGCAGCTAGTTTAAGGCTGGATTCGTTAAGGGTACTTATTTCGATATAA
- the yheS gene encoding putative ABC transporter ATP-binding protein YheS: MLVFKDLSLRRGKKTLLEDTSFSLPPGQKVGITGSNGVGKSSLFSLILGELEADTGSFSMPPDWVIAHVAQHTPGGNSPALDYVLRGDKEFVELQQKIDHVTENGDGMTLAELHSQMDIIDGYTAESRAATLMHGLGFKAEEIRLPIESFSGGWRMRLNLAQALMCRSDLLLLDEPTNHLDLDAVIWLQTWLSRYAGTLLLISHDREFLDSFITLIANIEHQRITLYTGHYSAFEKTRAEQLAQQQAAHVKQQKEIAHIESFVRRFGAKASKAKQAQSRVKALERMQLIAAAHVDSPFHFSFREPEKLPERLFDSREVELGYDDTALLKNVGVHLHAGDRIGLIGPNGAGKSTLIKFLAGELKSLSGESWQAQYLRIGYFAQHQLEQLDAEQSALQHLRLLDKKMRESDLRGYLGNFGFIGDRVEEPIAPFSGGEKARLVLALLIFQKPNLLLLDEPTNHLDLEMRHALSMALQEFSGAMVIVSHDRHLLKSVTDQLILVEHGKVEPFDGDLDDYANRLQAPSEKTRAGPVVENSPSKKEARRLEADKRKRLQPLKKSIDRLEKKIEEHNKQLETIEQQLTEPKLYNEENAEKITSLLQDKAYLAKDISELEEQWMESVDKYEIARKA, from the coding sequence ATGCTTGTATTCAAAGACCTATCACTTCGACGCGGTAAAAAGACACTGCTTGAAGATACAAGCTTTTCACTCCCACCGGGGCAGAAGGTCGGCATTACCGGCTCTAATGGTGTAGGTAAATCAAGTTTGTTTTCTCTTATTCTGGGGGAGCTTGAGGCTGATACCGGGTCATTCAGCATGCCTCCTGACTGGGTTATCGCCCATGTTGCGCAGCATACTCCCGGCGGCAACAGCCCTGCGCTGGATTATGTCCTACGGGGTGATAAAGAATTTGTCGAGCTGCAGCAAAAAATTGACCATGTCACGGAAAATGGAGACGGTATGACCCTGGCGGAACTGCATTCACAGATGGACATTATCGACGGTTATACAGCGGAAAGCCGGGCTGCCACCCTGATGCACGGACTGGGTTTCAAAGCGGAAGAAATCAGGCTGCCAATAGAGTCATTTTCCGGTGGCTGGCGCATGCGCCTTAATCTTGCCCAGGCGCTGATGTGCCGCTCTGACCTGTTGCTGCTGGATGAACCGACCAATCATCTCGACCTGGATGCGGTGATCTGGCTGCAGACCTGGCTTAGTCGTTATGCCGGCACACTGTTGCTGATCTCGCATGACCGTGAGTTTCTAGATTCGTTTATCACCCTGATCGCCAATATTGAACATCAGCGGATCACACTGTATACCGGTCATTACTCAGCATTTGAGAAAACGCGTGCCGAACAGCTGGCGCAGCAACAGGCTGCACATGTTAAACAGCAGAAAGAGATAGCCCACATTGAAAGTTTCGTGCGTCGCTTCGGTGCCAAAGCCAGTAAAGCGAAACAGGCACAAAGCCGGGTTAAAGCGCTGGAGCGCATGCAGCTTATCGCCGCTGCCCATGTTGATTCACCGTTTCATTTCAGTTTCCGTGAACCGGAAAAGCTGCCCGAGCGTCTGTTCGACAGCCGCGAGGTTGAACTGGGCTATGATGACACGGCTCTGTTAAAAAATGTCGGTGTCCATCTACATGCTGGTGACCGTATTGGTTTAATCGGTCCGAATGGCGCTGGCAAATCCACCTTGATCAAATTTCTGGCCGGCGAGCTGAAATCACTGTCTGGCGAGAGTTGGCAGGCACAATACCTGAGAATTGGTTATTTCGCCCAGCACCAGCTGGAACAACTGGATGCCGAACAATCTGCTTTGCAACATCTACGGCTGCTGGACAAAAAAATGCGGGAATCAGACCTACGGGGGTATCTTGGCAATTTTGGCTTTATCGGTGATCGTGTAGAGGAACCCATAGCCCCCTTCTCCGGCGGCGAAAAGGCACGGCTGGTACTGGCATTGCTGATTTTCCAGAAACCCAATCTGCTACTGCTTGATGAGCCAACCAACCATCTTGACCTGGAAATGCGTCACGCCCTGTCTATGGCCTTACAGGAATTTAGCGGCGCCATGGTTATCGTCTCGCATGACCGTCATTTACTAAAGTCTGTGACCGACCAGCTAATACTCGTTGAGCACGGCAAAGTCGAGCCCTTTGATGGTGATCTCGATGACTATGCCAATCGCCTACAGGCCCCGTCAGAAAAAACCAGAGCTGGACCTGTTGTTGAAAATAGCCCGAGCAAAAAAGAAGCTCGCCGTCTTGAAGCCGATAAAAGGAAGAGGCTGCAGCCACTTAAAAAAAGTATTGATCGACTGGAAAAAAAGATTGAAGAACATAATAAGCAATTAGAAACTATTGAGCAGCAGCTTACCGAACCCAAACTTTATAATGAAGAAAACGCAGAAAAAATAACCTCTCTTTTACAGGACAAGGCTTATCTGGCGAAGGATATTTCAGAACTTGAAGAACAGTGGATGGAATCTGTGGATAAATATGAAATAGCGAGAAAGGCTTGA
- a CDS encoding Mg-protoporphyrin IX methyl transferase: MSCCCPHSNSANRFFSFFAGRYRKRFEKKGFESSQKQLMEGLEQAGYQDATILEIGSGVGYLHQTLLEQGASSAIGVDLASKMIIEARHWAEERQLSDRTEYVEGDFMEINESLPAADITILDKVVCCYPDAVGLVHASLNKTRRVYALTYPRNRWYIRVVMELMALILKIARSDFRSYVHNPELIEKWVTEAGFDKAYQNTNLIWLTQVYVKM; encoded by the coding sequence ATGAGTTGTTGTTGTCCGCATTCAAATTCAGCTAACCGTTTCTTCTCCTTTTTTGCAGGACGCTATCGCAAGCGTTTTGAAAAAAAGGGGTTTGAGTCATCACAGAAGCAGTTGATGGAGGGATTGGAACAGGCTGGATACCAGGATGCCACAATTCTTGAGATTGGTAGTGGCGTAGGGTATCTACACCAGACCCTGCTGGAGCAAGGGGCATCATCGGCCATTGGTGTTGATCTGGCATCGAAGATGATCATAGAGGCGCGACATTGGGCAGAAGAGCGCCAGCTTTCCGACAGAACGGAATATGTCGAAGGTGACTTCATGGAAATCAACGAGTCACTGCCTGCTGCTGATATCACCATACTTGATAAGGTGGTTTGCTGTTATCCCGATGCTGTTGGCCTGGTGCATGCCTCGTTAAACAAAACGCGCCGTGTTTATGCCCTGACCTACCCGAGAAACCGCTGGTATATCCGGGTGGTGATGGAACTTATGGCCCTGATACTGAAAATCGCACGTTCTGATTTTCGCTCTTATGTGCATAACCCGGAACTGATTGAGAAGTGGGTTACTGAAGCGGGTTTCGACAAGGCATACCAGAACACCAATTTGATCTGGTTGACGCAGGTGTATGTGAAAATGTAG
- the sdcS gene encoding sodium-dependent dicarboxylate transporter SdcS: MTIDQILLFGLLFFVFVFLVWGRWRYDLVAFVALIAALILGIIPKEEAFSGFGHPATIIVALVLIISKGLSNSGAIELIAKQVSRFGVTLQTHIAAMAGIAAALSAVMNNVAALAMLMPVDIQAAIKAKRSPSLTLMPLSFASILGGMITLIGTPPNIIISEFRQSSTGASFSMFDFAPVGLVSATVGVLFVTLVGWRLLPKDRVSYNSAQELLDASGYIAELHVPEGSPAINKRVRDLDDTANENDVAIIGLVRRGKRQPGQARLVEIRKGDILVVDATPEDMDKFVGALKLDYSSKGKDSSPLSDEDMSLWEVVVPEGARIEGRTAQSLQLQYRHGVTLLGVSRQGKQFRERVRHLEIREGDVLLLYGASDMLAEISYWLGTLPLAGRNTDLIKRHKAWLAVGLFATAIATASFGLLYLPIALAAVVASYVMFNIIPARHVYDSIEWPVIVLLGSMIPIGVALESSGGTALIADAITTLSDGYSPVVVLTLLMVVTMTLSDVMNNTATAVIAAPIAVDIANRLGVNADPFLMTVAVAASCAFLTPIGHKNNTLIMGPGGYRFGDYWRMGLPLEILIIVVSIPMILWVWPL; this comes from the coding sequence ATGACAATTGACCAGATACTGCTGTTTGGATTGCTGTTTTTCGTTTTTGTATTCCTGGTCTGGGGGCGTTGGCGCTACGATCTCGTTGCCTTTGTCGCTCTGATTGCTGCACTGATTCTCGGGATCATACCTAAAGAAGAAGCCTTTTCCGGGTTTGGCCATCCCGCCACTATCATCGTTGCGCTGGTACTGATTATCAGCAAAGGCCTGTCGAACTCCGGTGCCATTGAATTGATCGCCAAACAGGTCAGCCGTTTCGGCGTCACGCTGCAAACACATATCGCCGCGATGGCGGGCATTGCGGCTGCTCTGTCGGCGGTGATGAACAATGTCGCGGCACTGGCCATGTTGATGCCGGTAGACATCCAGGCGGCGATTAAGGCGAAGCGCAGTCCATCGCTGACACTGATGCCCTTATCCTTCGCCTCGATACTCGGTGGCATGATCACCCTGATTGGCACGCCGCCGAACATCATCATTTCTGAGTTTCGGCAGAGTTCGACAGGTGCGAGTTTTAGCATGTTCGATTTCGCGCCGGTTGGACTGGTCTCTGCCACGGTCGGCGTATTATTTGTGACGCTGGTGGGTTGGCGACTGTTGCCCAAAGACCGTGTCAGTTACAATTCTGCGCAGGAACTGCTTGACGCCAGCGGTTACATTGCAGAACTGCATGTGCCTGAAGGATCACCTGCCATCAACAAGCGGGTGCGGGATCTGGATGACACTGCCAATGAAAATGACGTTGCTATCATCGGTCTGGTACGGCGCGGCAAACGCCAGCCGGGTCAGGCAAGACTTGTAGAAATCCGTAAAGGCGATATTCTGGTGGTCGACGCAACACCGGAAGATATGGACAAGTTCGTCGGCGCGCTTAAGCTTGATTATTCAAGCAAGGGTAAAGACAGTAGCCCACTAAGTGACGAAGATATGTCGCTGTGGGAGGTGGTGGTGCCAGAAGGCGCAAGGATAGAGGGCCGTACAGCACAATCTCTGCAACTGCAATACCGGCATGGTGTGACACTGCTCGGTGTATCGCGTCAGGGTAAACAATTCCGTGAACGCGTACGCCATCTTGAAATCAGGGAAGGTGACGTGCTGCTGTTATACGGTGCCAGCGACATGCTGGCAGAGATCAGCTATTGGCTAGGTACCCTGCCGCTGGCAGGTCGAAACACTGACCTGATTAAACGCCACAAGGCATGGCTGGCCGTTGGCCTGTTTGCCACCGCGATCGCAACAGCCAGCTTTGGATTGCTCTACCTGCCGATTGCACTGGCAGCGGTGGTTGCCAGTTACGTTATGTTCAACATCATTCCAGCACGGCATGTTTATGACTCAATCGAGTGGCCGGTCATCGTGCTGCTTGGTTCTATGATCCCGATTGGTGTTGCGCTGGAATCAAGCGGTGGTACGGCACTGATCGCCGATGCCATTACCACACTGTCGGACGGTTACTCACCGGTGGTGGTGCTGACTCTGCTGATGGTCGTCACGATGACTCTTTCTGATGTCATGAACAACACAGCAACAGCCGTTATCGCCGCCCCGATTGCGGTCGACATTGCTAACCGCCTCGGTGTAAACGCCGATCCGTTTCTAATGACCGTCGCCGTGGCCGCCTCCTGTGCCTTCCTGACACCCATCGGACATAAGAACAATACCCTGATTATGGGCCCGGGAGGTTACCGCTTCGGTGACTACTGGCGCATGGGACTGCCGCTGGAAATACTGATTATCGTGGTATCGATTCCGATGATTCTTTGGGTTTGGCCTCTTTAA
- the arfB gene encoding peptidyl-tRNA hydrolase ArfB, with translation MGLHISSQVSIPENEIELSAIRAQGAGGQNVNKVSSAIHLRFDINASSLPQFYRQRLLALSDQRISKDGVIIIKAQQFRTQEKNRDEALRRLAELIRSAAVIKKKRRATRPTKSSQQKRMDSKTKRGRTKGLRRKVGYEE, from the coding sequence ATGGGCTTACACATATCCAGCCAGGTCAGCATTCCCGAAAATGAGATAGAACTCAGTGCCATCCGTGCCCAGGGTGCGGGTGGTCAGAACGTCAACAAGGTCTCATCAGCCATCCACCTGCGCTTCGATATCAATGCCTCGTCGCTGCCGCAGTTCTACAGGCAACGACTGCTGGCCTTAAGCGACCAGCGCATTAGTAAAGACGGCGTTATTATTATTAAGGCGCAGCAGTTTCGTACGCAGGAAAAAAACCGTGACGAAGCCCTGCGCCGTCTGGCTGAACTGATTCGCAGTGCTGCGGTCATAAAGAAAAAGCGCAGGGCCACACGACCAACGAAATCCTCACAGCAAAAACGTATGGACAGTAAAACAAAGCGCGGTAGAACAAAAGGCCTGCGCAGGAAGGTGGGCTATGAGGAATAA
- a CDS encoding polyphosphate kinase 2 produces the protein MKIDIRDYRVPADSKVQLDKWSTRVEPFYQSKKGYKKLLKAQIKELSGQQQLHYADDRYSLLLIFQAMDAAGKDGAIKHVMSGVNPQGCQVFSFKHPSAKELDHDFLWRTTQCLPERGRIGIFNRSYYEEVLVVRVHPEILDSQKLPGELIDVDTIWQERYRSIVDLEDHLHRNGTCIIKFFLHLSEEEQRKRFLARIDDSEKNWKFSSADIKERKSWQKYMHAYEECLSATSTATAPWYIVPADDKENARLLIANIILETYESLKMHYPLTDAKRREELLAIREQLLNV, from the coding sequence ATGAAAATTGATATCAGGGATTACCGTGTACCAGCGGACAGTAAAGTTCAACTGGATAAATGGTCAACCCGGGTGGAGCCATTTTATCAATCGAAGAAAGGCTATAAGAAACTTCTTAAGGCACAGATTAAAGAGCTGAGTGGACAGCAACAACTTCACTATGCAGACGACCGCTATTCCTTGTTGCTGATTTTTCAGGCGATGGATGCAGCTGGGAAGGATGGTGCGATCAAGCATGTAATGTCGGGTGTTAATCCACAGGGTTGCCAGGTATTCAGCTTCAAGCACCCAAGCGCAAAAGAACTGGATCACGATTTTCTCTGGCGCACCACGCAGTGTTTGCCGGAACGTGGTCGTATCGGCATCTTCAATCGGTCCTATTATGAAGAAGTGCTGGTGGTACGCGTTCACCCGGAGATTCTAGACAGCCAGAAGTTGCCAGGCGAACTGATTGATGTTGATACGATCTGGCAAGAGCGTTATCGATCTATTGTTGATCTAGAAGACCATCTGCATCGCAACGGCACATGTATTATCAAATTTTTTCTTCATTTGTCAGAAGAAGAGCAGCGCAAGCGTTTTCTTGCACGCATAGACGACTCTGAAAAAAACTGGAAATTCAGTTCTGCCGATATTAAGGAGAGAAAAAGCTGGCAGAAGTACATGCATGCTTATGAAGAGTGTCTGAGTGCAACGAGTACAGCAACGGCACCCTGGTATATCGTGCCCGCTGATGATAAGGAGAATGCGCGGCTACTGATAGCTAATATTATTCTTGAGACGTATGAATCTCTCAAAATGCACTACCCGCTTACGGATGCGAAACGCCGCGAAGAATTGTTGGCAATCCGTGAGCAGCTACTAAATGTGTAA
- the cspC gene encoding cold shock-like protein CspC, whose amino-acid sequence MATGTVKWFNESKGFGFITPSDGTKDVFVHFSAIASDGFRTLAEGQEVTFDVEDGAKGPTAVNVQT is encoded by the coding sequence ATGGCAACAGGAACCGTTAAATGGTTTAACGAATCCAAAGGCTTCGGCTTTATCACTCCATCAGATGGCACTAAGGACGTTTTCGTCCATTTTTCTGCTATCGCTAGCGATGGCTTCCGTACACTCGCAGAAGGTCAGGAAGTTACCTTCGACGTTGAAGATGGAGCAAAAGGCCCAACAGCAGTAAACGTACAGACCTGA
- a CDS encoding transcriptional activator FtrB — protein sequence MNIDEYLQSVPLFSEMTNDELKILGQSMVVKDYPDKYLFISEEGSADTFYVILEGEIEITHEKDTERGLQRVSTLGAGSMIGLHSLIAHHRPIVSCHAKGKVKAAFLPSSAFNLLFQYNTRLPHHFQMIVAKQLAANYRNIVNELKEMMLTDDAAE from the coding sequence ATGAATATTGATGAATATCTTCAATCTGTTCCTTTATTTAGCGAAATGACCAATGATGAGCTGAAAATATTAGGCCAATCGATGGTGGTTAAAGACTATCCCGATAAATATCTGTTTATATCTGAAGAAGGTAGTGCTGATACCTTCTATGTAATTCTCGAGGGTGAAATTGAAATCACTCACGAAAAAGATACAGAGCGTGGACTGCAACGTGTTTCAACATTGGGAGCGGGTAGTATGATAGGCCTGCATAGTTTGATAGCCCACCATCGCCCTATTGTGTCCTGTCATGCCAAAGGAAAAGTAAAAGCCGCCTTTTTACCGAGTTCGGCATTTAATTTGCTTTTTCAATACAATACCCGCCTGCCGCATCATTTTCAGATGATTGTTGCCAAACAACTGGCAGCCAACTACCGTAATATAGTAAATGAACTGAAAGAAATGATGCTTACAGATGATGCTGCCGAGTAG